One Neisseria sicca genomic region harbors:
- the dusB gene encoding tRNA dihydrouridine synthase DusB: MRIGGYIIDNPIALAPMAGITDKPFRRLCRDFGAGWAVCEMLTSDPTLRNTKKTLRRSDFVDEGGIVAVQIAGSDPQQMADAARYNVSLGAQVIDINMGCPAKKVCNVQAGSALMQNEPLVAAILEAVVRAVDVPVTLKTRLGWHDDHKNLPAIARIAEDCGIAALAVHGRTRTQMYKGEATYDLIAETKGRLNIPVWVNGDITSPQKAAAVLKQTAADGIMIGRGAQGRPWLFRDLKHYAEHGVLPPVLSLAECNDTILNHIRAMHAFYGEVAGVRIARKHIGWYIDEMPDGEQTRRDINCLDSAAAQYDTLAAYLEALSEKTDRWMCAYREG, from the coding sequence ATGCGCATCGGCGGCTACATTATCGACAATCCTATTGCACTCGCCCCGATGGCGGGCATTACGGACAAACCGTTCCGCCGACTTTGCCGAGATTTTGGCGCGGGTTGGGCGGTGTGCGAAATGCTGACCAGCGACCCGACGCTTAGAAATACCAAAAAGACCCTGCGCCGCAGCGATTTTGTTGATGAAGGCGGTATCGTTGCCGTCCAGATTGCCGGCAGCGATCCGCAGCAGATGGCGGATGCCGCGCGTTACAACGTCAGCCTCGGGGCGCAGGTTATCGACATCAACATGGGCTGTCCCGCCAAAAAAGTCTGCAACGTTCAAGCCGGCAGCGCGCTAATGCAAAACGAGCCGCTGGTTGCCGCCATTCTCGAAGCCGTCGTCCGCGCGGTGGACGTTCCCGTTACCCTCAAAACCCGTTTGGGCTGGCATGACGATCATAAAAACCTGCCTGCTATCGCCCGCATTGCCGAAGATTGCGGCATTGCCGCCCTTGCCGTCCACGGACGCACACGCACGCAAATGTACAAAGGCGAAGCAACTTACGATCTGATTGCCGAAACCAAAGGTCGTCTGAACATCCCCGTCTGGGTCAACGGCGACATCACTTCGCCGCAAAAAGCCGCCGCCGTCCTCAAACAAACCGCCGCCGACGGCATCATGATAGGGCGCGGCGCACAAGGCAGGCCGTGGCTCTTCCGCGATTTGAAACATTATGCCGAACACGGCGTTTTGCCGCCTGTCTTGAGCTTGGCAGAATGCAACGACACCATTTTGAACCACATCCGCGCCATGCACGCGTTTTATGGCGAAGTCGCCGGCGTACGCATCGCCCGCAAACACATAGGCTGGTACATCGACGAAATGCCCGACGGCGAGCAGACACGCCGGGACATCAACTGCTTGGACAGCGCTGCGGCACAATACGATACCCTAGCTGCCTATCTTGAGGCGCTTTCGGAAAAAACCGACCGCTGGATGTGTGCATATCGTGAAGGGTAG
- a CDS encoding site-2 protease family protein produces the protein MFGNFDFSYVLLAIPPVMLSLVMREIARGYVAYRCGDPTALQFGRLTLNPMAHIDLIGTIIVPALSLALTPFVYGWVRPIPINARNFKNVRSARRWIAVAGPVTNLILVYFWAMLSFLGGAVPEAYVDPLTIMTQFGMTINIVLIVINLLPILPLDGGVILDSFLNAKWSMKFRQIEPYGTWIVLALLLTGALSGLIDLFSLMIGSSVSIFTALILAGIADLVK, from the coding sequence ATGTTTGGAAACTTTGATTTCAGTTATGTGCTGCTTGCTATCCCACCGGTGATGCTTTCCTTGGTCATGCGTGAGATTGCACGCGGTTATGTTGCATATCGCTGTGGCGACCCCACCGCATTACAATTCGGACGGTTGACATTAAATCCGATGGCGCATATCGATTTGATAGGAACAATCATCGTACCTGCGTTGAGCCTGGCGTTAACACCGTTTGTTTACGGCTGGGTACGCCCCATACCGATTAATGCCCGCAATTTTAAGAATGTGCGCAGCGCGCGGAGATGGATTGCCGTTGCCGGTCCGGTAACCAATCTGATTCTGGTGTATTTCTGGGCGATGCTCTCGTTTTTAGGTGGCGCTGTCCCTGAGGCGTATGTTGACCCATTAACGATCATGACCCAGTTTGGTATGACAATCAATATAGTTTTGATCGTCATTAATCTGCTTCCGATTTTGCCGCTCGATGGTGGCGTCATTCTTGACTCTTTCCTCAATGCAAAATGGTCTATGAAGTTTCGTCAAATCGAACCTTATGGAACATGGATTGTTTTGGCTTTGCTTCTTACGGGCGCGTTGTCGGGTTTGATTGACTTATTTTCTCTGATGATAGGGAGTTCAGTCTCTATCTTTACCGCATTGATTTTGGCAGGTATAGCCGACTTAGTAAAATAG
- a CDS encoding right-handed parallel beta-helix repeat-containing protein has protein sequence MSTKTTYSFFNLGQTRVHTKSQTSQSNHAVAASQDHASHAPSALNKLIYDHSFGGLNLAAALPKQLRGQDKIFGLQHTPSADTAAVNTSKNTKPAPVADRSKLTSKEMAIMSQVLRADVVARKQAEAQAAKEQVMAKYQAARQTAVAAAAARHAEAMEKAKAAAAVRQAEALEKAKAASAARQAEALEKSKAAHAAKQAEIAAKTKAILAEKQAAEKAQHTENDVAHHHQTNGKAAYSAPAVTVAHKHEDNQAGDNKETVRHNTSKSNEAHTARQAEHQANHQDEVKEEEVSNYTVHQSKEFGRYIDVNDFGADPTGKKDSLAAIKAALTAAHKEKAMLFMDGTYYISDQIVINGNNSGVKGIFGSGMGKTLITFDKAQVGVFNPNTNHDDIRAFAGILVDGQSHKTIANLSVKYTNPDFYRKGLSYFGKVSGILVNDADHTLISKVEVSGVNRAGVMFTSTDALVREAGKSQTYKARVQSGEINEQYDHLPLGENNRIVDSYLHHNRVAGAMVGYQKNFVGEGNRLEWNGHEADGGTGYGMTAMAGSYNYGITFRNNTTDHNYRKGLDVHDGTGIVIENNVLNGDRLYGIAAYNRQFSMDNVKIKDNVITQDPNFRLYMDDDLGRYYHMYSGIQVQTNTQLRDLHTADKGYYDISGNTIKNLAVYQNHIQTYGIEFRNHENKMDYTLNITDNKIDGESTKYLMAVINNTYDHVSKHDGIGTGTINISDNTANIGKIAPGAVPFYFEEHRSDVPLHGSITLNNNNITVREESAGYREFAYMRTNAKEYNVTNNTLSLHGKLNDAIVDVNSTGDGVGKATLNVANNTLHTDIKGKLYATWLKHEADIDTFAGSNTHNGDQLKDVNTTGKDIALSDVLGHVHNKVEAIHDTVYANHPKYPTMIDDQTYHNGIL, from the coding sequence ATGTCAACTAAAACCACGTACTCTTTCTTCAATCTCGGACAAACAAGAGTTCACACTAAAAGTCAAACTTCTCAATCTAATCATGCAGTTGCCGCAAGCCAAGATCATGCCAGCCATGCTCCTTCTGCATTGAACAAATTGATTTACGACCATTCTTTTGGCGGTCTGAATCTGGCAGCAGCCCTCCCTAAACAATTGAGGGGACAGGATAAAATTTTTGGTCTGCAACATACGCCCTCTGCCGATACTGCCGCAGTCAATACTTCAAAAAATACCAAACCGGCGCCGGTTGCCGACCGCAGTAAATTAACCAGCAAAGAAATGGCCATCATGTCTCAGGTTCTCCGTGCTGATGTTGTTGCACGCAAACAGGCAGAAGCCCAAGCAGCCAAAGAGCAGGTCATGGCAAAATACCAAGCTGCTAGACAGACAGCGGTTGCCGCCGCCGCTGCAAGACATGCAGAAGCTATGGAAAAGGCAAAAGCCGCCGCTGCAGTACGTCAAGCCGAAGCCTTGGAAAAAGCCAAAGCAGCATCGGCTGCAAGACAGGCTGAAGCATTAGAAAAATCAAAAGCCGCACATGCAGCCAAACAAGCGGAAATTGCCGCTAAAACCAAAGCAATCCTGGCTGAAAAACAGGCTGCCGAGAAAGCGCAACATACTGAAAATGATGTTGCACACCATCATCAAACCAACGGTAAAGCGGCGTATTCAGCACCAGCGGTAACGGTTGCCCACAAACATGAAGACAATCAGGCTGGTGACAATAAAGAAACGGTTCGACACAATACTTCAAAATCCAATGAAGCCCATACTGCCAGACAGGCTGAACATCAAGCCAATCATCAAGATGAAGTAAAAGAAGAGGAGGTTTCCAACTACACCGTTCATCAATCAAAAGAATTTGGCAGATACATCGACGTTAATGATTTTGGCGCAGATCCGACTGGGAAAAAAGACAGCTTGGCAGCCATAAAAGCGGCATTGACTGCGGCACACAAAGAAAAAGCCATGCTGTTCATGGACGGTACTTACTATATTTCCGATCAAATTGTCATCAATGGCAATAATTCAGGGGTCAAAGGTATTTTTGGTTCGGGCATGGGTAAAACGCTGATCACCTTTGATAAAGCGCAGGTCGGCGTGTTCAACCCCAATACCAATCACGATGATATTCGCGCATTTGCCGGTATTTTGGTGGATGGACAAAGCCATAAAACGATTGCGAATCTTTCTGTTAAATATACCAATCCGGACTTTTACCGGAAGGGCTTGAGCTACTTCGGAAAAGTCAGCGGCATTTTGGTCAACGATGCCGACCATACTTTAATCAGCAAAGTCGAGGTATCCGGAGTCAACCGTGCCGGTGTGATGTTTACATCGACTGATGCATTGGTTCGGGAAGCAGGTAAGAGCCAAACTTACAAAGCGCGCGTTCAAAGTGGTGAGATCAACGAACAATATGACCATCTGCCTTTGGGTGAGAACAACCGTATTGTCGACTCCTATCTGCACCACAACCGTGTTGCCGGCGCGATGGTCGGATATCAAAAGAACTTTGTCGGCGAAGGCAATAGATTGGAGTGGAACGGCCACGAAGCTGATGGCGGTACAGGTTATGGCATGACTGCCATGGCAGGCAGCTACAACTACGGCATTACTTTCCGCAACAATACGACCGACCATAACTACCGTAAAGGTTTGGATGTGCATGATGGCACCGGTATCGTTATCGAAAACAACGTCTTAAACGGCGACCGTCTGTATGGTATCGCTGCCTACAACCGCCAATTTTCTATGGATAACGTGAAAATTAAAGACAACGTTATTACGCAAGACCCGAATTTCCGTCTTTATATGGATGATGATTTAGGTAGGTATTACCACATGTATTCCGGTATCCAAGTGCAAACCAATACCCAATTGCGCGATTTGCATACGGCGGATAAAGGTTATTACGACATCAGCGGCAATACCATTAAAAATTTGGCAGTGTACCAAAACCACATCCAAACTTATGGCATCGAATTCCGTAACCATGAAAACAAAATGGATTACACGCTGAATATTACCGACAACAAAATCGACGGTGAGTCCACCAAATACCTGATGGCAGTGATTAACAACACATATGATCATGTCAGCAAACACGACGGTATCGGTACGGGCACCATCAATATCAGCGACAATACTGCCAATATCGGAAAAATTGCACCAGGAGCCGTGCCGTTCTATTTTGAAGAACACCGCTCGGATGTCCCCCTGCATGGTTCGATAACGTTAAACAATAACAATATTACCGTTCGCGAAGAGTCGGCCGGTTATCGTGAATTCGCCTATATGCGTACCAATGCCAAAGAGTACAACGTGACCAACAATACGTTGTCCCTCCACGGCAAGCTGAACGATGCCATTGTGGATGTCAACAGTACCGGTGACGGCGTAGGAAAAGCCACGCTGAATGTTGCCAACAATACCCTGCATACCGACATCAAAGGCAAACTGTATGCGACTTGGTTGAAACATGAGGCAGATATCGATACCTTTGCCGGCAGTAATACCCATAATGGCGACCAATTGAAAGATGTGAATACAACCGGTAAGGATATCGCGCTTTCCGACGTATTGGGTCATGTGCATAACAAAGTTGAAGCAATCCACGATACTGTTTATGCCAACCACCCGAAATATCCGACCATGATTGATGATCAGACTTACCATAACGGCATTTTGTAA